The Vulpes vulpes isolate BD-2025 chromosome 10, VulVul3, whole genome shotgun sequence genome has a window encoding:
- the DEPDC4 gene encoding LOW QUALITY PROTEIN: DEP domain-containing protein 4 (The sequence of the model RefSeq protein was modified relative to this genomic sequence to represent the inferred CDS: inserted 5 bases in 4 codons; substituted 6 bases at 6 genomic stop codons), protein MALPCQHQSQAPRLSSPLHPALGRLAHHSLAASSGSSPSTSHCLPHTPHDPQDLGLIHGASITVVLSLGDEIISNPPTQGIGEERLEELIHTMSRNVALPPNIHVLSLSKEGYFTSFYVVITSDKXAVWKPQILLCIFQLIHLPFLENILEASIKIQILQLSKEEDLILSNTSLDREVVLSLCLPEVDNQLINATIKCLDXFPXPVIATANQQLVQNXQKIRLRIQKKMLFDVIVKYYNQERDRLLTDEDSDIXSGITELLENEXRTEALEATXLYLRLLLXHVTEALXGLLAFMAIIWKPNTHKSQKLCHHKMVVLKTPVKVVLRTRSLLEIWAEQAVQFLLEQPAELLEILVTLLDXGSKKLKNLLHGEDPAVVSEKKGQLQRSERLPPVRTFSEFL, encoded by the exons ATGGCCTTACCTTGTCAGCACCAATCCCAGGCTCCTCGCCTTTCCAGCCCTCTGCACCCTGCCCTCGGCCGACTCGCCCATCACTCCCTCGCCGCCTCCTCGGGTTCCTCCCCGTCCACGTCCCACTGCCTGCCCCACACTCCGCACGATCCACAGGATCTCGGCCTAATACATGGGGCTTCTATTACTGTCGTTTTGTC ACTAGGagatgaaattatttcaaatccTCCAACACAAGGGATTGGTGAGGAAAGATTAGAGGAACTTATTCATACAATGAGTAGGAATGTGGCTTTACCTCCAAATATCCATGTTCTCTCACTTTCAAAAGAAGGTTATTTCA CTTCCTTCTACGTAGTGATTACATCAGACAAGTGAG CTGTTTGGAAACCACAGATATTGCTATGTATTTTTCAACTGATTCACCTTCCattcttggaaaatattttggaggcttcaattaaaatacaaattcttcaGTTAAGTAAGGAGGAAGATCTTATTCTCTCAAACACTTCTCTAGACAGAGAGGTTGTTCTAAGCTTATGTCTACCTGa GGTTGACAATCAGCTTATTAATGCAACAATTAAATGTTTGGA ATTTCCCTGACCAGTTATAGCCACAGCTAATCAGCAGTTagtacaaa aacaaaagataaGATTGAGAATACAGAAGAAGATGCTCTTTGATGTCATAGTAAAATACTATAACCAAGAGAGAGATCGTCTATTAACTGATGAGGATTCTGATATTTAGTCAGGAATTACAGAActtttag aaaatgaataaagaacgGAAGCCCTTGAAGCAACCTAACTGTATCTAAGACTGTTAC CACACGTTACAGAGGCATTATGAGGGCTACTTGCTTTCATGGCTATTATATGGAAACCTAACACCCACAAGTCACAAAAactg TGTCATCACAAAATGGTGGTCCTGAAAACGCCTGTCAAAGTAGTTTTGCGAACAAGATCATTATTAGAAATCTGGGCAGAACAAGCAGTCCAGTTTCTACTGGAGCAACCCGCAGAGCTCCTCGAG ATTCTGGTTACTTTATTGG CCGGTAGTAAGAAACTCAAGAACCTTCTACACGGGGAAGATCCAGCTGTCGTATCAG AAAAAAAAGGCCAGCTCCAACGATCAGAAAGATTACCTCCTGTTAGAACATTCAGTGAATTTCTGTGA